taaatataatatttttgtttcaattagTAGATAAATGTATTGTCAGAAGATTAACTTTCAGTaggtattgaataaataaactacatgtttagaacaataaaataaataaattttatagttaacaatTATAGGATACTTACTCGGGACTATTAGTTTTAATGAAGCGGTTGAACAATGACGCATTTTCTTCACTAGTATCCATACGTTTTAGTTTATATTCACGTTCATATGatttttctactgtaaatagTTCGTTTATTGTGCCTGTTTGTTCTGCATGGATACGTTGAAAACCTCGAATAATCTCCACTCGGAGTATCCCGTCTCTAGGCCATACATCTTTAACATGGTCTAAACAATTGGCGGGCATTCGAGAGAAATTCATGTGGACATAAACAAGCACAAAAAATGATAAGACAgcctaaaatcaaaaaacacaAATTGTAAACACTGTCCATTGGTATAGAGCAAAAAATtacctttaataaaaatacaaattctatAAGCCTCCTCAGAGATCTTGGGAATATTCTTGCATACCCCAAGGTGGCCTTATAGAACAGGGCATAGAACAGGCGGTCTCGTACATTGAATGCctggttgttgttgttattattgttattgttgttgttgttattccCCCCTGCTGTCCTCATGTCCAAGGCGTTTGGTGGCAAAACCACCAGTTCTTCATGATCGTGACCGTTGGTGGGCATGATGAAGTCGTCCGTTTAACTTGGCAATGGACGAAACGTCGGCAGGAAATGTCGACGAATGCTACACTGCATCGTCACCTGTTGGAGagtaaaaaccaataaattctaTGCAAAGATAACTGAGTATAATTGAGAATTAGCCTGCATTCCAATTGTATGCCACCCGAAGCGACTGAACAAAATTGTAACATAACAGGAACCAGggctaaaatgtaaaacatcGCTCCTGTCGCCACGGACaagcaaaatatgtttaaagaaCTTAACACGCAAACTGGTACTACCGGATAACCCGACAAGTCGTGAAGGGGTCACGTACTAAAGTTGGCCCAACGGGTATTTTGATCGCTGTTAGCGGTTAAAAACATTCGTACTCACCCTATATCGACGGACCTGTGGGCCGAACCCAACGGCGATGTTATTATCGTCTAGATACCTATGGGTGTGATCCAGACGAGGATTTCGGAGAACGAGTGAATAGGCCGGGCGGCGG
This portion of the Acyrthosiphon pisum isolate AL4f unplaced genomic scaffold, pea_aphid_22Mar2018_4r6ur Scaffold_10745;HRSCAF=11352, whole genome shotgun sequence genome encodes:
- the LOC100573000 gene encoding protein IMPACT homolog, whose translation is MPTNGHDHEELVVLPPNALDMRTAGGNNNNNNNNNNNNNQAFNVRDRLFYALFYKATLGYARIFPRSLRRLIEFVFLLKAVLSFFVLVYVHMNFSRMPANCLDHVKDVWPRDGILRVEIIRGFQRIHAEQTGTINELFTVEKSYEREYKLKRMDTSEENASLFNRFIKTNSPENKEDVDIEPSTEELVENKFRETNTPKPTLFNYLSFTNYINFEGKMYSK